Proteins from a genomic interval of Fundulus heteroclitus isolate FHET01 chromosome 21, MU-UCD_Fhet_4.1, whole genome shotgun sequence:
- the LOC105922143 gene encoding dermatan-sulfate epimerase-like protein, whose protein sequence is MPRSMAYMWTAHLLLLLALLGVGTAFSGVFNTTDRDVFIDDSPQVRLDHWKLHSADSHPSLYFNQADVLHLRQRSSTTHSHIFKVIRAAVLTMLSNTPTYLPPAKHVEFTSKWNEIYGNNLPPLALYCLLCPEDSAALQFLLKFMDRMASYPDWKVTSAPNDEVPTAHSLTGFATAYDFIYSYLDESRRDVYLRKIRSETDALFELSKYRAWGKQYLQNHQTTNILAILTGAIVVGCHNDPESMIWKQVGVNYMEKTMFLLNHVVDGSLDEGVAYGSYTAKSIMQYVFLAQRHFNIDNMQNNWLRCHFWFYYATLLPGFQRTVGIGDSNYNWFYGPESQLAFLDTFVLKNGTANWLAQQIRKHRPKDGPMGQSSAQRWATLHTEYIWYNSHLTPQPPHDFGKARMHIFSNWGVVTYGAGLPAGQSNTFVSFKSGHLGGRAVYDIVHDKPYSWVDGWNSFNPGHEHPDQNSFTFAPNGQVFVSEALYGPKYSYLNNVLVFSPSPTSQCNSPWEGQLGECAKWLRWTDEGVGDARGEVIVASEHKDTMFVSGEAVSAYSPAMRLKSVFRALVLLNSQTLLVLDHVEKLADSPVRSLSAFFHNLDIDFKYVPFKFMDRYNGAMMDVWDAHYKMFWFDSQGRSPETRIQEAEQAAEFKKRWTQYVNVTFPMTGAVSRVAYVLHGPYVKVSSCKFMDSSKNGVRLSLTINNTEKIVSIVTNYQDIGARLAYIGFGGHCKVEDRYQITRYGLGTQHIPKQISSDNQLFDIGFAVNVVAGVVLCVAIGFLTMQRKFYVCFSRLMRYALLSVLVLWIVELLFVSNSCDQLLCGVKWKGEGTRSEVSKQIRLYEQHRLPLPTVVITALPGSGSEILKHLFYNNSDFVYIRVPTEHVDIPETEFEFDSLVDTCEWSRTDAVHGRFKIIQGWLHSLVHNTKLHLQNIQLAEGSRVKQPQRASPSRDRKKRSRRREPASELKGRLRASLDRDAEYVREMRRHVAEYPSARVVLNMRSGSWTLKLPFIQEVVGPSLRAVYLVRDPRAWIYLMVYNSKPSLYTLKNIPQHLSLIFKEDSVRGGCPAIAPEFKTIQWLLSRSEINPVLILAHLWLAHTAAALRVAESLPEDSYLRVRFEDVVSFPQETAETIHGFLGVPVSPAALNQLTFTTSTNLYNLMYEGDISPANINIWRQKMPRKDVRLIEDVCGGVMKRLGYARFAS, encoded by the coding sequence ATGCCACGAAGCATGGCTTACATGTGGACTGCACATCTGCTTCTGTTACTCGCACTCCTCGGAGTGGGGACAGCTTTCTCGGGGGTCTTCAACACCACAGATAGAGACGTTTTTATCGATGACTCGCCACAGGTCAGGCTCGATCACTGGAAGCTGCACTCTGCCGACTCGCATCCCAGCCTTTATTTTAACCAGGCAGACGTGTTACACTTGAGGCAAAGGTCCTCCACCACCCACAGTCACATCTTTAAAGTTATCCGGGCGGCTGTGCTCACCATGCTGTCCAACACCCCCACTTATCTACCCCCTGCAAAACATGTGGAGTTTACAAGCAAGTGGAATGAGATCTATGGGAACAATTTGCCCCCTCTGGCTCTTTACTGCCTGCTGTGCCCCGAGGACTCCGCCGCCTTGcagtttcttttaaagtttATGGATAGGATGGCCAGCTACCCAGACTGGAAAGTGACCAGTGCACCGAATGATGAGGTCCCCACGGCACACTCGCTGACCGGGTTTGCCACTGCTTATGACTTTATTTACTCTTACTTGGATGAAAGCAGAAGAGACGTTTACCTCAGGAAAATCCGTTCAGAGACAGACGCACTGTTTGAGCTCTCCAAGTACAGAGCATGGGGGAAACAGTATCTCCAAAACCATCAAACCACAAATATCTTGGCCATCCTGACTGGTGCAATTGTGGTGGGCTGTCATAATGATCCGGAGTCAATGATCTGGAAACAGGTGGGGGTGAACTACATGGAGAAAACCATGTTCCTCCTGAATCATGTCGTGGATGGCTCTCTGGATGAGGGCGTTGCCTACGGAAGTTACACAGCTAAGTCCATCATGCAGTACGTCTTTTTGGCCCAGCGGCATTTTAACATCGACAACATGCAGAACAACTGGCTGCGGTGTCACTTCTGGTTTTACTATGCCACTCTGCTGCCAGGCTTTCAGAGGACGGTCGGCATAGGAGACTCCAACTACAACTGGTTTTACGGACCAGAGAGTCAGCTGGCGTTCCTCGACACGTTCGTCCTGAAGAATGGCACGGCAAACTGGCTGGCTCAGCAGATTCGGAAGCACAGACCCAAGGACGGGCCCATGGGGCAATCGTCGGCCCAGCGCTGGGCTACCCTGCACACAGAGTACATCTGGTACAACTCACATCTCACACCGCAACCTCCTCACGACTTTGGTAAAGCAAGGATGCACATTTTCTCCAACTGGGGGGTTGTTACCTACGGGGCCGGACTTCCGGCTGGCCAGAGTAATACTTTTGTCTCTTTTAAATCTGGTCACCTGGGTGGCCGCGCAGTCTATGACATTGTCCACGACAAACCTTACTCCTGGGTGGATGGTTGGAACAGCTTCAATCCAGGCCACGAGCACCCAGACCAGAACTCCTTCACGTTTGCTCCCAACGGGCAGGTGTTTGTATCTGAGGCTCTTTACGGTCCCAAATACAGCTATCTTAACAATGTTTTGGTGTTTAGTCCATCTCCTACCAGCCAATGTAACAGTCCATGGGAGGGTCAGTTAGGGGAGTGTGCCAAGTGGCTGCGCTGGACTGATGAGGGGGTAGGTGACGCCAGAGGGGAGGTGATTGTCGCCTCTGAGCACAAGGACACTATGTTTGTGAGCGGGGAAGCCGTGTCTGCGTATTCCCCGGCCATGAGGCTAAAAAGCGTTTTCAGAGCCTTGGTTCTGCTGAACTCCCAAACATTGCTGGTGCTCGACCACGTCGAGAAGTTGGCCGACTCCCCCGTCAGGTCTCTCAGTGCTTTTTTCCACAACCTCGACATCGATTTCaaatatgttccctttaaattCATGGATAGATACAACGGCGCCATGATGGATGTGTGGGATGCTCATTATAAAATGTTCTGGTTCGACAGCCAGGGCCGCAGTCCCGAAACCAGAATACAGGAGGCAGAGCAGGCAGCGGAGTTTAAAAAGAGGTGGACACAGTACGTCAATGTCACTTTCCCAATGACTGGCGCAGTCAGCAGAGTAGCTTATGTGTTACATGGGCCATATGTTAAAGTTTCCAGCTGCAAATTTATGGATAGCAGCAAAAATGGTGTTAGGCTTTCTTTAACCATAAACAACACAGAGAAGATTGTTTCTATAGTTACAAACTATCAGGACATTGGAGCAAGATTGGCTTATATAGGGTTTGGCGGTCACTGCAAAGTTGAGGATAGATATCAAATCACTAGATACGGCCTTGGGACGCAGCACATCCCTAAACAAATTAGTAGCGATAATCAGCTCTTTGACATTGGATTCGCAGTCAACGTGGTTGCGGGAGTTGTTCTCTGTGTGGCCATAGGATTTTTGACCATGCAGAGAAAGTTTTATGTTTGCTTCAGCAGGTTGATGCGCTACGCCTTGCTCTCCGTGCTGGTCCTCTGGATTGTTGAGCTATTGTTTGTGTCCAACAGCTGTGATCAGCTTCTCTGCGGCGTGAAGTGGAAAGGCGAGGGCACCAGGAGTGAAGTAAGCAAACAAATCCGGTTGTATGAGCAGCACCGGCTCCCCCTCCCCACTGTGGTCATAACGGCTCTTCCTGGATCGGGGTCAGAAATACTCAAGCACCTTTTCTATAATAACTCAGACTTTGTTTACATAAGGGTTCCCACTGAACATGTGGACATTCCTGAGACCGAGTTTGAATTTGACTCGCTGGTTGACACCTGCGAGTGGTCAAGGACAGACGCCGTGCACGGGCGGTTTAAGATAATTCAGGGCTGGCTGCATTCACTGGTGCACAACACTAAGCTGCACTTGCAGAATATCCAGCttgcagagggcagcagggtcAAACAGCCCCAGAGAGCAAGCCCCTCCAGGGACAGAAAGAAAAGATCCAGGCGGAGGGAGCCTGCATCTGAGCTGAAGGGCAGGCTGAGGGCCAGCCTGGACAGAGACGCAGAGTACGTCAGGGAGATGAGACGGCACGTTGCGGAGTACCCCAGCGCCCGGGTGGTCCTCAACATGCGGAGCGGCAGCTGGACGCTTAAACTGCCCTTTATTCAGGAAGTGGTCGGCCCCTCCCTGAGGGCAGTTTATTTGGTCAGAGACCCTCGAGCATGGATTTATCTCATGGTTTATAACAGCAAACCTAGCCTTTACACACTCAAAAACATCCCACAGCACCTTTCCTTGATATTCAAGGAGGATTCAGTGAGGGGAGGGTGCCCAGCGATCGCGCCGGAGTTCAAGACAATCCAGTGGCTGCTGTCCCGCTCGGAAATTAACCCCGTCCTGATCCTTGCACACCTGTGGCTAGCCCACACGGCGGCAGCGCTGCGAGTTGCCGAGAGCCTCCCCGAGGATTCCTACCTGCGAGTGAGGTTCGAGGACGTGGTCAGCTTCCCCCAGGAGACAGCGGAGACAATACACGGGTTCCTGGGAGTGCCTGTGTCGCCCGCGGCCCTCAATCAACTGACATTCACCACCTCCACAAACCTGTACAATCTCATGTATGAAGGGGACATCTCACCAGCAAACATCAACATCTGGAGGCAGAAAATGCCTCGAAAGGACGTCAGACTCATTGAGGACGTATGTGGAGGTGTGATGAAAAGGTTGGGTTATGCCAGGTTTGCAAGTTAA